TCATTTTCCCACCCTCTAAGCTTCAGTTTGGAGTTTTGAGGATTTATAAGGCTTTTTTAGAGGGCCGTCTTAAGCTCCCTGAGTTCATCCTCCAGCTTCAGGGAGAGCTCGTAGTCGCTGAAGACGTGCTTGTACTCCTCAACGGCATCTTCCAGAAAGTGGAGGGCCTCCCTCTTTCCGGTGGCTTCGGTGAGCTTCAGGGCCCTTCTGAGGAGCCTGGCCACTTCACTACCGCTCTCATCGGTGCTCAGAGCGAAGCGGAGCTCCTTGAGGATAACGTCGAGGGCCAGCTCGGGAACCTCAGCCAGAAACTCCATCGCAACGGCCTCTGGGAAGAGCTCGGCGTGTCTATCAAAGGTCTCAAAGTAGAAGCCGCTCTCATGGGCCTTCATTACGGCAGCGACGTGCTTGCAGTCGCCCCCCAAAGGGCAGGTGCAACGATTTTCGCCAGTCCGGAGGTCCAGCTCGACGTAGTAGGGGTAGGTTCCAAGAACCTTGGAGAAAAGCCTGTCCCCATACTTGACGACCCAGAGAACCTTTCCGGATTTATAATAGCGCTCGCCCTTCCTGAGGGTCTTCTCGTCCATGGCTCCCATGGTGGACGCTCGGTCAAGTCCGCTTTAAGCCTTTCGGACGAAAGCGTTTTATCGGCTTTGCCGTACTATAATTGGTGGTGTCCATGGACGTTTTCGAGCTGGCGAGAAAATATCACGACGAGCTCGGGATAAAGGAACCGAGCATGGCCACGATGGCGGCAGAGTTCTTCGACGACCTGGGCCTCAAGATGGCGGAGTTCCTCAAAGGCGAAGGCTACACGATAGTCGGGACGAAGTTCATCGACTACGACAAGAGCCTGGTTATAGACACAACAAAAGGGGAAAAGAGGTTCGAGATAACGCTCAGGAAGAGCTGATCACCAGCGGTTCTCGTAGTCGAAGACTATCTCTTCCCTTTCCCCAGGTTTCAGGGTGACGCTGAACTCCACATAGTTAGCCGTCTCGTCAACTGGCTGGACGCTCGAAGTTATTATCTTCCCCCACTTGTGGTGTCTCACGATAATTGTCTTGGTCTCGTTCCCGAAGTTCTCAAGGGTCACTTTTATCTTGTAGTAGGCATAGCCATCGCCGTTCTTCTGTTCGAGCACCGTTGTGGTCCCCTTGAGGTCGTAGTCCCTGCCGATGCCTATCCTCAGCGTATCGCCCTTGGGCGCGTGCTCTATCCCCCTCTCCCCTATCAGGAGGGCCCCGTCGCTGGTTTCCCTGTAAATCTCCACTATTCCCTCGGGGAGAACCTTGTCGGTCTTGAACGCTATCGACTCGTAGACCGGCCTCTCACCGTTCCCGGGCCAGCTCTCGTAGAGGTACTCCCTCTCGAAGGGGGCCTCCATCGATATGTACGGGTACATCATGGTGCTGGACGGGTTGAGGTCGACGATTCCGAGCCTGTAGAGGTAGAAGGCCTCCACCTTTTGGGGCTGGCTCACCTCAACGGCCTCGACGCCCGCCTCGGCCTTCGCGTATAGGGTTCTCGGCTGCGGGAGGGCTTGGTAGAGCTGGACGTCGCCAGCGACGAGGAGAACCTTTGCGTCCTTGAACTCCTGCGCCGTCGGGTTGTTCAGCACGATGTAGCCGTAGAGTTTAGCGTTATCGCCTATGTAGAGTTTGTACCTGCTCTCCCAGCTCATGTTGGCGACGCGGTATGTGACGCTCACGTTGTACCTGCCAGCATTATCGGCCTGCAGAACCGCGTAGACGCTCGCGGTTCCTTCGAGATTCTTGGCCTTGAAGTATGAGACCTCGTCCGGGTTTACAAGGTAGTAGCCGTCGCCCTCGACGGTTATCTTCCCGTCCTTGAAGCCGAGGAACTTCCCGGTTATCGTCCCGCCGCTCCTGAGCTTTATCTCCACCTCGCTGCCCACGTTGGCGCTGTAAACGTCGCCGTTCGAACCCCTGCTGAAGACGCCGAGAACCCGAACCCCGTCATCCAGCGGCATCACCGTGACCTCGGCTATGTTCAGCCCCGCCAGCTCGTTGAGGGGAACCTCGTTGAGACCCTCCTTCAGCTCGACCTCCTTGGTCTCCTCGATGACGCCGATCCTCGCCGAGCTATAGAGGACAACGGTGGTATCGCCCACGGCCGCCTTCTCGCCCTGGAAGGAGAACACCGCAAAGAGCAGCAGCATTATCCCGCCGAGGGCGGCTATAGCTTTCTTCTTCATAACAATCACCTGTATCCTATTTGGGGCTCGGGGTATTTATACCCCCTGCATCGCTTCAAACCGGGCCGAAACGAAAGTTGGCAAATGGAAACCCTTTTAACTGCCCGGTCGGATTGGGAAATGTCAGGCTGATGAGGTGATTGATATGGACAGGATT
The sequence above is drawn from the Thermococcus pacificus genome and encodes:
- a CDS encoding SWIM zinc finger family protein — encoded protein: MGAMDEKTLRKGERYYKSGKVLWVVKYGDRLFSKVLGTYPYYVELDLRTGENRCTCPLGGDCKHVAAVMKAHESGFYFETFDRHAELFPEAVAMEFLAEVPELALDVILKELRFALSTDESGSEVARLLRRALKLTEATGKREALHFLEDAVEEYKHVFSDYELSLKLEDELRELKTAL
- a CDS encoding DUF4139 domain-containing protein, which produces MKKKAIAALGGIMLLLFAVFSFQGEKAAVGDTTVVLYSSARIGVIEETKEVELKEGLNEVPLNELAGLNIAEVTVMPLDDGVRVLGVFSRGSNGDVYSANVGSEVEIKLRSGGTITGKFLGFKDGKITVEGDGYYLVNPDEVSYFKAKNLEGTASVYAVLQADNAGRYNVSVTYRVANMSWESRYKLYIGDNAKLYGYIVLNNPTAQEFKDAKVLLVAGDVQLYQALPQPRTLYAKAEAGVEAVEVSQPQKVEAFYLYRLGIVDLNPSSTMMYPYISMEAPFEREYLYESWPGNGERPVYESIAFKTDKVLPEGIVEIYRETSDGALLIGERGIEHAPKGDTLRIGIGRDYDLKGTTTVLEQKNGDGYAYYKIKVTLENFGNETKTIIVRHHKWGKIITSSVQPVDETANYVEFSVTLKPGEREEIVFDYENRW